One genomic region from Hyalangium ruber encodes:
- a CDS encoding tetratricopeptide repeat protein, whose amino-acid sequence MKRLPILRRLLAVAPLCTLAACATDSAMQTEMAALRSELRTMREQQSRLGDRLERLERSTSVIRARSAPQGAQASSGKAAPAPTPAAPAPAPQLEVPDLTVVKLKPKNEPAPSLSTRVAVVEPDEEQAEVFVSGSSESDSGSAPAASAPVNTAALDSEFEQALSVLRTGNTELGVVKLRAFAEQNPRHSRADNALYFSGLGMIGLNDHSSAASLFERLIQTYPAGDAVLDGMLRLAECRLKLKQPEDARALYTRVITQFPGTAAATQAEQRLASLSP is encoded by the coding sequence CTGAAGCGCCTCCCCATTCTTCGACGGCTGCTGGCCGTCGCACCTCTGTGTACGCTCGCCGCGTGCGCCACCGACTCCGCCATGCAGACGGAGATGGCCGCGCTGCGCTCCGAGCTGCGCACCATGCGCGAGCAGCAGAGCCGCCTGGGCGATCGCCTGGAGCGCCTGGAGCGCAGCACCTCGGTGATCCGCGCCCGCTCCGCGCCGCAGGGGGCTCAGGCTTCCTCGGGCAAGGCCGCTCCGGCACCCACCCCCGCGGCGCCCGCGCCGGCTCCGCAGCTCGAGGTGCCGGATCTCACGGTGGTGAAGCTCAAGCCGAAGAACGAGCCCGCGCCGTCGCTGTCCACCCGCGTGGCCGTGGTGGAGCCGGACGAGGAGCAGGCGGAGGTATTCGTCAGTGGCTCGTCCGAGTCCGACTCGGGCAGCGCCCCCGCCGCCAGCGCGCCGGTGAACACGGCCGCCCTGGACTCGGAGTTCGAGCAGGCGCTGTCGGTGCTGCGCACCGGCAACACGGAGCTGGGGGTGGTGAAGCTGCGGGCCTTCGCCGAGCAGAACCCCCGCCACTCGCGCGCCGACAACGCGCTGTACTTCAGCGGGCTGGGGATGATCGGCCTGAACGATCATTCCAGCGCGGCCTCGCTCTTCGAGCGCCTGATCCAGACCTACCCCGCCGGGGACGCCGTGCTCGACGGCATGCTCCGGCTCGCCGAGTGCCGGCTGAAGCTCAAGCAGCCGGAGGACGCTCGCGCCCTCTACACCCGCGTCATTACCCAGTTCCCGGGAACGGCCGCCGCGACACAAGCGGAGCAGCGGCTCGCGTCCCTGTCGCCCTAG